A stretch of the Streptosporangium sp. NBC_01755 genome encodes the following:
- a CDS encoding fatty acid desaturase family protein → MTNSTAIDDADPPVPLESAERGSDFARLSRRIVQAGLLDRRPGYYAARLGLVAASFVGGWAVFFAVGDSWYQLLVAAFLAVVFAQIGLVAHDLAHRQVFRSRRSSEIAGLVAGNLSIGMSYGWWMDKHTRHHANPNHEDHDPDVAPDFLIWSHEQAAESRGLPRLLGRRQAFLFFPLLTLEGFNLHVSSVRALMRPTTKHRAVEASLLTVHAVLYLGALFTVLSPGKAVVFLLVHQAIFGVYLGCTFAPNHKGMPMLRGEEKLDFLRRQVLTSRNVRGGRVLDAVLGGLNYQIEHHLFPSMPMPNLRRAQPIVRAYCEELGVDYLESGIVSSYAQALRHLHDVGASLRAGSPAPG, encoded by the coding sequence GTGACCAACTCCACCGCGATAGACGACGCGGATCCCCCCGTCCCCCTTGAAAGCGCGGAACGGGGTAGTGATTTCGCCCGGCTGTCGCGCCGGATCGTCCAGGCGGGGCTGCTGGACCGGCGCCCCGGGTACTACGCCGCACGGCTCGGCCTGGTGGCGGCGTCCTTCGTCGGCGGCTGGGCCGTCTTCTTCGCCGTCGGCGACTCGTGGTATCAACTGCTGGTCGCCGCCTTCCTCGCGGTGGTGTTCGCGCAGATCGGGCTGGTCGCCCACGACCTGGCCCACCGCCAGGTCTTCCGCTCCCGCCGTTCCAGCGAGATCGCCGGACTGGTGGCCGGAAACCTCTCCATCGGCATGAGCTACGGCTGGTGGATGGACAAGCACACCCGCCACCACGCCAACCCCAACCACGAGGACCATGACCCCGACGTCGCCCCCGACTTCCTGATCTGGTCGCACGAGCAGGCCGCCGAGAGCAGGGGGCTGCCCAGGCTCCTGGGCCGCCGGCAGGCGTTCCTGTTCTTCCCGCTGCTCACGCTGGAGGGGTTCAACCTGCACGTGTCCAGTGTCAGGGCCCTGATGCGCCCGACGACCAAGCACCGGGCCGTGGAGGCGTCGCTACTGACCGTGCACGCCGTCCTGTATCTGGGCGCGCTGTTCACGGTGCTGTCACCGGGCAAGGCCGTGGTCTTCCTCCTGGTGCACCAGGCGATCTTCGGTGTCTACCTGGGCTGCACCTTCGCGCCCAACCACAAGGGCATGCCGATGCTCAGGGGCGAGGAGAAGCTCGACTTCCTCCGGCGCCAGGTGCTGACCTCGCGCAACGTGCGCGGCGGCAGGGTCCTCGACGCCGTGCTCGGCGGGCTCAACTACCAGATCGAGCACCACCTCTTCCCCAGCATGCCGATGCCCAACCTGCGCCGTGCCCAGCCGATCGTCCGGGCCTACTGCGAGGAGTTGGGTGTCGACTACCTGGAGTCCGGGATCGTCAGCTCGTACGCGCAGGCGCTGCGCCACCTGCACGACGTGGGCGCGTCCCTGCGAGCCGGAAGCCCCGCGCCCGGCTGA
- a CDS encoding cytochrome ubiquinol oxidase subunit I, which translates to MDALDLARWQFGVTTVYHFLFVPLTIGLGVFVAGLQTAWHRTGKEHYLRLTKFFGKIFLINFAMGVVTGIVQEFQFGMNWSEYSIFVGDVFGAPLALEALLAFFLESTFIGLWIFGWDKLPKRIHLATIWIAVIGSTVSAYFILAANAWMKHPVGYEVVDGKARMTDLWAVLTNSAALVQVPHVVGAAFVVGGGFVLAICGYQVLRERRAAPEGALPARRNTASIWRTPIRAALVMTALAGAVVAVSGDMSAKLLYEQQPMKLAAAEGLTHDTAGAAFSPVPGVEIPKLLSFLSTNDPNSVVQGTADLQARFTEQFGPADYLPNLPVVFWSFRVMIVFGMATVGLSILGLWLTRKRRGGNRPQQEIPAWFARAALLALPLPTIAMISGWLLSEIGRQPWTVQGELLTAASVSPGVSLTEVALSLAIFTLVYGVFAVAEAVLITRHVKTGPEPAVPAAPLTPPSRDDDQAASARLQPTLMY; encoded by the coding sequence ATGGACGCACTAGACCTGGCTCGGTGGCAGTTCGGGGTGACCACCGTGTACCACTTTCTGTTCGTACCCCTGACCATCGGCCTCGGCGTCTTCGTCGCCGGCCTGCAGACCGCCTGGCACCGCACGGGCAAGGAGCACTACCTGCGGCTCACGAAGTTCTTCGGAAAGATCTTCCTGATCAACTTCGCGATGGGCGTGGTGACCGGCATCGTGCAGGAGTTCCAGTTCGGCATGAACTGGAGCGAATACTCGATCTTCGTCGGCGACGTCTTCGGCGCCCCGCTGGCGCTGGAGGCACTGCTCGCGTTCTTCCTGGAGTCGACCTTCATCGGTCTGTGGATCTTCGGCTGGGACAAGCTGCCCAAACGCATCCACCTGGCCACCATCTGGATCGCGGTCATCGGCTCCACCGTGTCCGCCTACTTCATCCTCGCCGCCAACGCCTGGATGAAGCACCCGGTCGGCTACGAGGTGGTCGACGGCAAGGCCCGGATGACCGACCTGTGGGCGGTGCTCACCAACTCCGCCGCCCTCGTGCAGGTGCCCCACGTGGTGGGGGCGGCCTTCGTGGTCGGGGGCGGTTTCGTGCTGGCGATCTGCGGCTACCAGGTCCTGCGGGAGCGGCGCGCCGCCCCCGAGGGGGCCTTGCCGGCCCGGCGGAACACGGCGAGCATCTGGCGGACCCCGATCCGGGCCGCACTGGTCATGACGGCGCTCGCCGGCGCGGTGGTCGCGGTCAGCGGGGACATGTCCGCCAAACTGCTGTACGAGCAGCAGCCGATGAAGCTGGCCGCCGCCGAGGGACTCACCCACGACACGGCCGGCGCGGCGTTCTCCCCGGTGCCGGGGGTGGAGATCCCCAAACTGCTCAGCTTCCTGTCCACCAACGACCCGAACTCGGTCGTCCAGGGCACAGCGGACCTGCAGGCCCGGTTCACCGAGCAGTTCGGCCCGGCCGACTACCTGCCCAACCTGCCGGTGGTCTTCTGGTCCTTCCGCGTGATGATCGTCTTCGGGATGGCCACGGTGGGCCTGTCGATTCTCGGTCTCTGGCTGACCCGCAAACGCCGCGGCGGCAACCGCCCGCAGCAGGAGATCCCGGCCTGGTTCGCCAGGGCCGCCCTGCTGGCGCTGCCGCTGCCGACCATCGCGATGATCTCGGGCTGGCTGCTCTCCGAGATCGGCCGCCAGCCGTGGACCGTCCAGGGTGAGCTGCTCACCGCGGCGAGCGTGTCGCCCGGCGTGAGCCTCACCGAGGTGGCCCTCTCGCTGGCGATCTTCACTCTGGTGTACGGCGTGTTCGCGGTGGCCGAGGCCGTACTGATCACCCGCCACGTCAAGACGGGCCCCGAGCCCGCCGTCCCCGCCGCGCCCCTCACCCCGCCCTCGCGCGACGACGACCAGGCCGCGAGCGCCCGGCTCCAGCCGACCCTGATGTACTGA
- a CDS encoding polysaccharide deacetylase family protein gives MASGTHWTIRAAAATALAVSAGCATGLDGGPGEGAAPAPGVSSGSGKAPAGTDGRAARKAAGPPGAMPRRGEVGVIPRPGDGLPPVISSIPTRRKVVFLTIDDGWEQDPGFVAQVRDQRIPVAAFVTRDAVEARGAADPTAQGSRFLGAGKWGYVRDLRDAGATIENHTLTHPNLPALGYEGQKAEICGTSTLIRRHTGTAPTLFRPPFGNHNTATRRAAKACGIDALLLWTATVQPGGKIAYQVPDKRLRPGDVLLLHFRPNLARDFKILIAKIKRRGFELGNLDAYLKAAPLRPSPASRGK, from the coding sequence ATGGCATCGGGGACTCACTGGACGATAAGAGCGGCGGCGGCGACGGCCCTGGCGGTGAGCGCCGGGTGCGCCACGGGCCTGGACGGCGGGCCCGGCGAGGGTGCCGCCCCCGCGCCAGGAGTCTCCTCCGGCTCGGGGAAGGCCCCCGCCGGTACGGATGGCCGAGCCGCGAGGAAGGCGGCAGGGCCACCGGGTGCGATGCCCAGGCGGGGTGAGGTGGGCGTGATCCCCCGTCCCGGTGACGGCCTGCCTCCGGTGATCAGCTCCATCCCCACCAGGCGGAAGGTCGTCTTCCTGACCATCGACGACGGCTGGGAGCAGGATCCGGGCTTCGTGGCACAGGTCCGCGACCAGCGGATCCCCGTGGCGGCCTTCGTCACCCGCGACGCCGTGGAGGCCAGGGGCGCGGCCGATCCGACCGCCCAGGGCAGCAGGTTCCTGGGCGCGGGCAAGTGGGGGTACGTACGCGACCTGCGCGACGCGGGGGCGACGATCGAGAACCACACGCTGACGCACCCGAACCTGCCCGCGCTCGGCTACGAGGGGCAGAAGGCCGAGATCTGCGGTACCTCCACACTGATCCGCAGGCACACCGGCACCGCGCCCACCCTGTTCCGCCCCCCGTTCGGCAACCACAACACCGCGACCCGCAGGGCCGCCAAGGCCTGCGGTATCGACGCGCTCCTGCTCTGGACCGCGACCGTGCAGCCGGGCGGGAAGATCGCCTACCAGGTGCCCGACAAGAGGCTCCGCCCCGGCGACGTGCTGCTGTTGCACTTCCGGCCGAACCTCGCCCGTGACTTCAAGATCCTCATCGCCAAGATCAAGCGCCGGGGGTTCGAGCTCGGTAACCTCGACGCGTACCTGAAGGCGGCGCCCCTGCGACCCTCCCCCGCTTCGCGCGGGAAGTAA
- a CDS encoding Na+/H+ antiporter subunit A: protein MEPLLILHAVAAVLAPALVRRFGRAAFLLLAVPLACGFGYTIWIALTGVPVESHHDWAPGLGLGLSFRADALAVLMMALVTGVGTLVVLYCSRYFSAGAEGLGRFAGVLVAFAGAMLGLVVADDLLLLYVFWELTTVFSYLLIGHDPAGRTSRRSAMQALIVTTFGGLAMLGGMVVLGEAAGTYRISRIVQSPPSGGLVAVAVVLILVGALSKSAVFPFSMWLPAAMAAPTPVSAYLHAAAMVKAGIYLLARLGPAFEELAAWRWVAVPLGLLTMLLGAWRALREHDLKKLLAYGTVSQLGFLTVLFGAGTRDTAIAGVGMLLAHALFKASLFLVVGVIDHSTGTRDLRELSGLRRSAPWPAAVATGAAASMAGIPMFLGFVGKEAAFESLLTGRGTDTAVLAGVVLGSALTAGYSARFLWGAFGAKPGVEPVPVHPAGAAMLLPPALLSVLGLAAAPFAARYGEAMRSYTDTFPGPGHGTHLALWSGAPVPLLLSAVALAGGALLFLARKPLARIGEALHLIDSGRAYWALVRGLERFSLQLTGVVQRGSLPDYLMIAFVSVAGVGAFSLAYGPEPDLRLDLVAWDRIEQPVIGVLIIAAAAIALRVRSHIVLVLLAGLTGYGTALLFLVHGAPDLALTQFLVETLSLVVFVLVLRRLPLGPREDRPRVPFGARLTLGIVSGVVVAGAGLLAMNARQATPIGTLMAEAAKEAGAANIVSALLVDIRAWDTMGESSVLVVLTLGMTGLVFLRSRSYAPQPPTEKTGEERTGEEPRTYWLATSLPPGQRTVVLEFVARVTFHTVMLVSVFLLFTGHSGVGGGFAGGIVAGLALVLRYLAGGRHELTAAAPVAPGVLIGLGLLLSTLTALVGLSAGAGPLDMLSADLYVPLVGKLHLSTVLLFDLGVYITVIGMVRDILRSLGAELDRQIEEGESR from the coding sequence ATGGAGCCGCTGCTGATCCTGCATGCAGTGGCGGCGGTGCTCGCCCCGGCGCTGGTGCGCCGCTTCGGCCGGGCCGCGTTCCTCCTGCTCGCCGTGCCACTGGCCTGCGGGTTCGGCTACACGATCTGGATCGCCCTGACCGGTGTCCCCGTCGAGTCGCACCACGACTGGGCGCCGGGCCTCGGCCTGGGGTTGTCCTTCCGCGCCGACGCGCTGGCCGTGCTCATGATGGCCCTGGTCACGGGTGTGGGCACGCTGGTCGTGCTGTACTGCTCGCGCTACTTCTCCGCAGGCGCCGAGGGGCTCGGCCGGTTCGCCGGGGTGCTCGTGGCCTTCGCCGGGGCGATGCTCGGGTTGGTGGTCGCGGACGACCTCCTGCTGCTCTATGTGTTCTGGGAGCTGACCACTGTCTTCTCCTACCTGCTGATCGGCCACGACCCCGCCGGCAGGACCAGCCGCCGCTCCGCGATGCAGGCGCTGATCGTCACCACGTTCGGCGGCCTGGCGATGCTGGGCGGCATGGTCGTGCTCGGCGAGGCCGCGGGAACGTATCGCATCTCGCGGATCGTGCAGAGCCCGCCGTCCGGCGGCCTGGTGGCGGTGGCGGTGGTGCTGATCCTGGTCGGCGCGCTGTCGAAGTCGGCGGTCTTCCCGTTCAGCATGTGGTTGCCCGCGGCGATGGCCGCGCCGACACCGGTCTCGGCCTACCTGCACGCCGCGGCGATGGTGAAGGCGGGAATCTATCTGCTCGCCCGCCTGGGCCCGGCCTTCGAGGAGCTCGCCGCCTGGCGGTGGGTCGCCGTACCCCTGGGCCTGCTCACCATGCTGCTCGGCGCCTGGCGGGCGCTGCGCGAGCACGACCTCAAGAAGCTGCTCGCCTACGGCACGGTGAGCCAGCTGGGTTTCCTGACTGTGCTGTTCGGCGCGGGCACCCGCGACACCGCGATCGCCGGGGTCGGGATGCTGCTCGCGCACGCACTGTTCAAAGCCTCCCTCTTCCTGGTCGTCGGCGTCATCGACCACTCCACGGGCACCCGCGACCTGCGCGAGCTGAGCGGCCTGCGGCGCTCGGCGCCGTGGCCGGCCGCGGTCGCCACCGGGGCCGCCGCCTCGATGGCGGGCATCCCGATGTTCCTGGGGTTCGTCGGCAAGGAGGCGGCCTTCGAGTCGCTGCTGACCGGCCGGGGCACCGACACGGCGGTGCTCGCCGGAGTCGTCCTCGGGTCGGCGCTCACCGCCGGCTACAGTGCGCGTTTCCTGTGGGGCGCCTTCGGCGCCAAGCCCGGTGTCGAGCCGGTGCCGGTGCACCCCGCGGGCGCCGCGATGCTCCTGCCGCCCGCACTGCTCTCGGTGCTCGGCCTCGCCGCGGCCCCGTTCGCCGCACGGTACGGCGAGGCGATGCGGAGCTACACCGACACCTTCCCCGGACCCGGCCACGGCACCCACCTCGCGCTGTGGAGCGGCGCCCCGGTGCCGCTGCTGCTGTCGGCCGTCGCGCTGGCGGGTGGAGCGCTCCTCTTCCTGGCCAGGAAGCCGCTGGCGCGGATCGGGGAGGCCCTGCACCTGATCGACTCCGGCCGGGCCTACTGGGCCCTGGTCCGCGGGCTGGAACGTTTCTCCCTGCAGCTGACCGGCGTCGTCCAGCGTGGCTCACTGCCCGACTACCTCATGATCGCATTCGTCTCGGTGGCGGGGGTGGGCGCCTTCTCACTGGCGTACGGTCCCGAACCCGACCTTCGGCTGGACCTGGTGGCCTGGGACCGTATCGAGCAGCCCGTCATCGGCGTGCTCATCATCGCCGCGGCGGCCATCGCGCTCAGGGTGCGCTCGCACATCGTGCTGGTGCTGCTGGCGGGCCTGACCGGGTACGGCACGGCGCTGCTGTTCCTCGTCCACGGCGCGCCGGACCTGGCGCTGACCCAGTTCCTCGTCGAGACGCTGAGCCTGGTCGTGTTCGTGCTGGTGCTGCGGAGGCTTCCCCTCGGGCCGAGGGAGGACCGGCCCCGGGTGCCGTTCGGCGCGCGGCTCACCCTCGGCATCGTGAGCGGCGTCGTGGTGGCGGGGGCCGGCCTGCTCGCGATGAACGCGCGGCAGGCGACACCGATCGGCACGCTGATGGCCGAAGCGGCGAAGGAGGCCGGGGCCGCCAACATCGTCAGCGCGCTCCTGGTCGACATCAGGGCCTGGGACACCATGGGGGAGAGCTCCGTGCTCGTCGTCCTCACCCTCGGCATGACCGGCCTGGTCTTCCTGCGCAGCCGCTCGTACGCGCCGCAGCCTCCGACGGAGAAAACCGGCGAGGAGAGAACCGGTGAGGAGCCCCGGACGTACTGGCTGGCGACCAGTCTGCCGCCCGGGCAGCGGACGGTCGTCCTCGAATTCGTGGCCCGGGTGACCTTCCACACCGTGATGCTGGTCTCGGTCTTCCTGCTGTTCACCGGGCACAGCGGGGTGGGCGGCGGGTTCGCCGGGGGCATCGTGGCCGGTCTCGCGCTGGTCCTGCGCTACCTCGCCGGAGGCAGGCACGAGCTGACCGCCGCCGCGCCGGTCGCCCCCGGGGTGCTGATCGGCCTGGGGCTCCTGCTGTCCACGCTCACCGCCCTGGTGGGGCTGTCGGCCGGTGCGGGGCCGCTGGACATGCTCTCCGCCGACCTGTACGTCCCGCTGGTCGGCAAGCTGCACCTGTCGACGGTGCTCCTGTTCGACCTCGGGGTCTACATCACGGTGATCGGCATGGTGCGGGACATCCTGCGCAGCCTGGGCGCCGAGCTGGATCGGCAGATCGAGGAGGGGGAGAGCCGATGA
- a CDS encoding helix-turn-helix domain-containing protein, which yields MTTFHRWDDVKHEIFDEEDITAIDEGAAEAVTAIRLTAVRKQLGLRQIDVAERMHVRQERISAIERGELGSATLGTLTAYVQALGGRLEVVATVDEHRYRIA from the coding sequence ATGACCACATTCCACCGGTGGGACGACGTCAAACACGAGATCTTCGACGAGGAGGACATCACCGCGATCGACGAGGGCGCGGCCGAGGCGGTCACTGCCATCAGGCTGACCGCCGTGCGCAAACAACTGGGCCTGCGCCAGATTGACGTCGCGGAGCGGATGCACGTGCGACAGGAGAGGATTTCCGCGATCGAACGCGGGGAGCTGGGGTCTGCGACGCTGGGCACGCTAACGGCATACGTCCAGGCGCTTGGAGGGCGACTTGAAGTGGTCGCCACCGTCGACGAGCACCGCTATCGCATCGCCTGA
- a CDS encoding Na(+)/H(+) antiporter subunit C, with protein sequence MTAPVLPLLVVAALVAAGVTLLLERSLVRLLAGVILLGNGVNLLILTVGGPPGEPPILGVSDPERMADPLPQAMVLTAIVITLGVTAFLLAMIHRSWQLTGADEVQDDTEDRRVRLRARRGELGQAVLDREEAYQRLVREQRAELARLEEAQHERERRELDELEQQILDVNVDLGRWLQEHKNDGLSAERLAERFAEAQQAEDVSKEGRERRVREMRAEFARRRREQAAREREIRKRLRARQRDARRQMRAAIREDRARQARAQDPELEGED encoded by the coding sequence ATGACCGCGCCCGTGCTGCCTCTCCTGGTGGTCGCCGCGCTCGTGGCCGCGGGGGTCACGCTCCTCCTTGAGCGGAGCCTGGTCCGGCTGCTGGCCGGGGTCATCCTGCTCGGCAACGGGGTGAACCTGCTGATCCTCACCGTGGGCGGGCCGCCGGGGGAACCACCGATCCTGGGCGTGTCCGACCCGGAGCGGATGGCCGACCCGCTGCCGCAGGCCATGGTGCTCACCGCCATCGTCATCACGCTGGGCGTCACCGCCTTCCTGCTCGCCATGATCCACCGGTCCTGGCAGCTCACCGGCGCCGACGAGGTACAGGACGACACCGAGGACCGCCGGGTGCGGCTGCGCGCCAGGCGCGGTGAGCTCGGCCAGGCCGTGCTCGACCGCGAGGAGGCCTACCAGCGGCTGGTCCGCGAGCAGCGGGCCGAGCTGGCCCGGCTGGAGGAGGCCCAGCACGAGCGGGAGCGCAGGGAACTGGATGAGCTGGAGCAGCAGATCCTCGACGTCAACGTCGACCTGGGCCGCTGGCTGCAGGAGCACAAGAACGACGGCCTGTCCGCCGAGCGGCTCGCCGAGCGTTTCGCCGAGGCCCAGCAGGCGGAGGACGTCTCCAAGGAGGGCCGGGAGAGGCGCGTGAGGGAGATGCGCGCCGAGTTCGCCCGCAGGAGGCGGGAGCAGGCCGCGCGGGAGCGCGAGATCCGCAAGCGGCTTCGCGCCCGCCAGCGCGACGCCCGCAGGCAGATGCGCGCCGCCATCCGGGAGGACCGGGCGCGGCAGGCCAGGGCGCAGGATCCCGAGCTGGAGGGCGAGGACTGA
- a CDS encoding type II toxin-antitoxin system RelE/ParE family toxin: protein MAWNLELTEEVREWLHATRASDRATSRLVGQAIQTLIEIGPALGRPLVDRITGSTLQNMKELRPGSSGRSEIRILFAFDPRRNAVLLVAGDKAGEWNIWYEKAIPLTESLFTEWIERLEASPKEHER, encoded by the coding sequence ATGGCGTGGAACCTGGAGTTGACGGAGGAGGTTCGAGAGTGGTTGCACGCGACACGAGCAAGTGATCGCGCGACTTCAAGACTGGTCGGCCAGGCCATCCAGACCCTCATCGAGATCGGACCCGCTCTCGGAAGGCCACTGGTTGACAGGATCACAGGCTCCACCCTGCAGAACATGAAAGAACTCCGTCCCGGATCATCGGGCCGGAGCGAGATCAGGATCCTGTTCGCCTTCGATCCCCGTCGCAACGCCGTGCTTCTGGTGGCCGGCGACAAGGCTGGGGAATGGAACATTTGGTACGAAAAGGCGATACCGCTCACAGAGAGTCTCTTCACCGAATGGATAGAACGACTGGAAGCATCACCGAAGGAGCACGAGCGATGA
- the cydB gene encoding cytochrome d ubiquinol oxidase subunit II: MELTTFWFILIAFLWIGYFVLEGFDFGVGMLAPALARNEAERKQVLGTIGPVWDGNEVWLITAVGAMFAAFPAWYAGLLSEFYLPITLILVGLIVRGVGLEWRGKVQHASDRVWCDLGVLVGSALPAFLWGAVFADLLRNSATAALVGGVLSLSLCVLHGAVFVALKTSGPVRSRARRAAMIAAAVALPAAVAALPNIPATDAVAAGWSAAPWLWAGALASVAALAAGIALTWRGRDGWAFAATASSIALGGAALFGALWPAPLPGLTVAEAASGPYTLGMLTWIGLIALPFVLGYQAWSYWVFRKRLVAEVS, encoded by the coding sequence ATGGAACTCACCACCTTCTGGTTCATACTCATCGCGTTCCTGTGGATCGGCTACTTCGTGCTGGAGGGCTTCGACTTCGGCGTGGGCATGCTGGCACCGGCGCTGGCCAGGAACGAGGCCGAGCGCAAGCAGGTCCTGGGCACGATCGGCCCGGTCTGGGACGGCAACGAGGTCTGGCTGATCACCGCGGTCGGCGCCATGTTCGCCGCCTTCCCCGCCTGGTACGCCGGGCTGCTCAGCGAGTTCTACCTGCCGATCACACTGATCCTCGTCGGCCTGATCGTGCGCGGCGTCGGCCTGGAGTGGCGCGGCAAGGTCCAGCACGCCTCCGACCGCGTCTGGTGCGACCTGGGCGTGCTGGTCGGCAGCGCGCTTCCCGCGTTCCTGTGGGGTGCCGTCTTCGCCGACCTGCTGCGGAACAGCGCGACGGCCGCGCTGGTCGGCGGAGTGCTCTCCCTCTCGCTGTGCGTGCTGCACGGGGCGGTGTTCGTCGCGCTCAAGACCTCGGGGCCGGTGCGCTCCCGCGCCCGGCGCGCCGCGATGATCGCCGCCGCGGTGGCGCTGCCCGCCGCGGTGGCGGCACTGCCGAACATCCCGGCCACGGATGCGGTGGCCGCCGGCTGGTCGGCGGCCCCGTGGCTCTGGGCGGGCGCGCTCGCCTCGGTGGCGGCCCTGGCCGCGGGGATCGCGCTGACCTGGCGCGGCCGGGACGGCTGGGCGTTCGCCGCCACCGCCTCGTCCATCGCGCTGGGCGGCGCCGCCCTGTTCGGCGCCCTGTGGCCCGCCCCGCTCCCCGGCCTCACCGTCGCCGAGGCCGCCTCCGGCCCGTACACGCTGGGCATGCTCACCTGGATCGGTCTGATCGCGCTGCCGTTCGTGCTCGGCTACCAGGCGTGGTCGTACTGGGTCTTCCGCAAGCGCCTGGTCGCCGAGGTGTCCTGA
- a CDS encoding LLM class flavin-dependent oxidoreductase — protein MDIGVILPGIGVQREQRLDLGTAARHAEEAGLDGVWHGDHLATGAASLDCAVALAVAATTTSRIRIGASVFVPAIRPLAWAAKQVASLQHVSGGRLVLGVGSGGGAGQWAAAGVPYGERGRRTDTALELLARLLAGETVALVDEPGEARLQPAVTPPPIWVGNASAVAVRRAARYGDGWFPSMIPPSEVASGRTRLAELAAAHGRPEPVVAIGATGVLGSGPGLPTRESIASGITGYGIPMEEAVQLPLTGKPAQVAERLAAYRDAGARHLVLGFAGGDWRDQCDLLAETRALLG, from the coding sequence ATGGACATCGGAGTGATTCTGCCCGGCATCGGCGTGCAGCGGGAGCAGCGGCTCGATCTGGGCACCGCCGCGCGCCATGCCGAGGAGGCCGGGCTGGACGGCGTCTGGCACGGCGACCACCTCGCCACCGGGGCCGCATCACTGGACTGCGCCGTGGCGCTGGCCGTCGCGGCGACGACGACCAGCCGGATCCGGATCGGCGCGAGCGTGTTCGTCCCGGCGATCCGGCCCCTGGCCTGGGCGGCCAAGCAGGTCGCGAGCCTGCAGCACGTCTCGGGCGGCCGGCTGGTGCTGGGCGTCGGCTCCGGCGGCGGGGCCGGGCAGTGGGCGGCGGCCGGAGTGCCGTACGGCGAGCGCGGCAGACGGACCGACACCGCACTGGAGCTGCTGGCGCGGCTGCTGGCCGGGGAGACCGTCGCGCTGGTGGACGAGCCGGGAGAGGCGCGGCTCCAACCGGCCGTGACGCCGCCGCCGATCTGGGTCGGCAACGCCTCGGCGGTGGCCGTGCGGCGGGCGGCCCGCTATGGGGACGGCTGGTTCCCCTCGATGATCCCGCCGTCGGAGGTGGCCTCGGGCCGAACCAGGCTGGCCGAGCTCGCCGCCGCCCACGGGCGCCCCGAGCCGGTCGTCGCCATCGGCGCCACCGGCGTCCTCGGTTCGGGGCCCGGCCTGCCCACCCGCGAGTCCATCGCCTCGGGTATCACCGGGTACGGCATCCCCATGGAGGAGGCCGTGCAGCTGCCCCTCACCGGGAAACCCGCGCAGGTGGCCGAGCGGCTGGCCGCCTACCGTGACGCCGGGGCGCGTCACCTGGTCCTTGGCTTCGCGGGCGGCGACTGGCGCGACCAGTGCGATCTGCTGGCCGAGACCCGCGCGCTCCTGGGCTGA
- a CDS encoding SRPBCC family protein: MKLAGSAVLGIDRDRVWSALQNPAVLVRTIPGCERLEETGPDTYRMTVTAGVASIKGVYQGEVALSEPEAPERFVLRARGQGAPGTVDATVEVRLSEVEGGTRIDYDAEAVIGGMIGGVGQRMLGSVARKTAGDFFSAVESHLVSGEISGEVSGEAPAAPALAPVLTTGAPSEDTAYTVPTASTASTASTAPVTPVTPVTPVTPVTPGTTLEAGPAHVFERPAKQSRPGVPAWSLLAAFGMGAGVALGSAVIGWLLGRTGRKR, encoded by the coding sequence GTGAAGCTCGCAGGCAGTGCCGTGCTCGGCATCGACAGAGATCGTGTGTGGTCAGCGCTCCAGAACCCGGCCGTGCTCGTGCGCACGATCCCGGGATGCGAGCGCCTTGAGGAGACGGGCCCGGACACCTACCGGATGACCGTCACCGCGGGCGTGGCCTCCATCAAGGGCGTCTACCAGGGCGAGGTCGCCCTGTCGGAGCCGGAGGCCCCGGAACGGTTCGTGCTCAGGGCCCGTGGCCAGGGCGCCCCCGGCACCGTGGACGCCACGGTGGAGGTCCGTCTCAGCGAGGTCGAGGGTGGCACCCGGATCGACTACGACGCCGAGGCGGTGATCGGCGGCATGATCGGTGGCGTCGGCCAGCGCATGCTCGGCTCCGTCGCAAGGAAGACCGCGGGTGACTTCTTCTCCGCCGTGGAGAGTCACCTCGTCTCCGGCGAGATCTCCGGCGAGGTCTCCGGCGAGGCCCCTGCCGCCCCGGCCCTCGCTCCCGTCCTCACCACCGGTGCCCCCTCGGAGGACACCGCGTACACCGTGCCCACTGCGTCCACTGCGTCCACTGCGTCCACTGCGCCCGTCACGCCCGTCACGCCCGTCACGCCCGTCACGCCCGTCACGCCCGGAACAACGCTCGAAGCCGGCCCCGCGCACGTCTTCGAGCGCCCGGCCAAGCAGTCCAGGCCCGGAGTCCCCGCCTGGTCGCTCCTCGCCGCGTTCGGGATGGGCGCGGGCGTCGCGCTCGGCAGCGCGGTGATCGGCTGGCTGCTCGGCCGTACCGGCAGGAAACGGTGA